In Ruminiclostridium papyrosolvens DSM 2782, the following proteins share a genomic window:
- a CDS encoding epoxyqueuosine reductase translates to MIIDINRETDRIKTILLSLGADDCGFVSLEEQSSISWHMRADDVLPGVKTIIVFYKKFPRYFYTAEDRECYNKDFCKMISSVDMISQMLAQEIISKGFQAIAIAADDEVEPDWGAVSLRHYAVLAGLGSIGKNKLLLTPRFGSMVELGAVMTDMPLHGDAPIEKEICISGCARCIQACPQQALGGGETKADHCKETVYLNEDGDSISGCWLCRSSCPLNISFGKNNI, encoded by the coding sequence ATGATTATAGACATAAATAGAGAAACTGACAGGATAAAGACGATTCTGTTATCTCTTGGGGCTGATGATTGCGGGTTTGTTTCACTTGAGGAGCAGTCTTCCATTTCATGGCACATGAGGGCTGACGATGTTTTACCGGGTGTAAAAACGATTATAGTATTTTATAAAAAATTCCCCAGGTACTTCTATACTGCCGAAGACAGGGAATGCTATAACAAGGATTTCTGCAAAATGATTTCTTCCGTGGATATGATATCACAGATGTTAGCCCAAGAAATCATATCCAAGGGGTTTCAAGCAATAGCCATTGCTGCAGACGATGAGGTGGAGCCGGACTGGGGAGCAGTTTCTCTCAGGCATTATGCCGTTCTTGCCGGACTGGGCAGCATCGGCAAAAATAAGCTGTTGCTAACTCCACGCTTTGGAAGTATGGTGGAACTTGGTGCGGTCATGACTGATATGCCTCTTCATGGAGATGCTCCTATCGAAAAAGAAATTTGTATTTCCGGCTGTGCCCGGTGTATACAGGCATGTCCTCAACAGGCTTTAGGCGGTGGCGAAACAAAAGCAGACCACTGCAAAGAAACTGTATATTTAAATGAAGACGGGGACTCTATAAGCGGGTGTTGGCTATGTCGGTCTTCATGCCCGCTAAATATCAGTTTTGGAAAAAACAATATATAG
- a CDS encoding M48 family metallopeptidase, producing the protein MTKDFRKIIIVFISLFVLFAAAVTVSEIVNYNHILRTYPQSGQIAVPDTVQVTMPTQAAFNFQKSKVTTWLIRLFLSFAVPAFFIFSKLSIHIRNWAAGRARRWISIIILYFIVYSVIETLIYLPLDIYTGFFRMHQYGLSNQTFVQWLTDTIKNFIVNTVLTGAIIWVPFLIIKKSPKRWWLYIALISIPYLFIVSYIQPVVIDPIFNHYKPVEDSQLALKIEDLLHKTPIGDCQVYQVDKSKETNQMNAYMTGVFNTKRIVLWDTTINYLDTDEVLGVTAHEMGHYLMGHVWKSIVFGGLGSILILYLIYRLMGYILRKAKGRLGFGKVSDIAAFPLIILLINMMMFFTAPITNAYSRSMETEADRFELELTRNNFATATATVKLHQQSLTMPEPGSVYMLWTYDHPTFKSRVDFANNYRPWENGQPLKYQKFIKEGK; encoded by the coding sequence TTGACCAAGGATTTTCGCAAGATAATAATAGTATTTATCAGCCTGTTTGTATTATTTGCAGCAGCTGTAACAGTATCTGAAATAGTAAATTACAACCATATTCTCAGAACATACCCCCAAAGCGGGCAAATAGCCGTACCTGACACTGTTCAGGTAACAATGCCTACACAGGCGGCTTTTAATTTTCAGAAAAGCAAGGTAACAACATGGCTGATAAGACTTTTTCTCAGCTTTGCAGTGCCTGCTTTTTTTATATTTTCAAAGCTGTCTATTCACATTAGAAATTGGGCAGCGGGAAGAGCCCGTCGTTGGATTTCAATAATTATTCTATATTTCATTGTGTATTCAGTTATTGAAACACTTATCTACCTGCCTCTGGATATATATACGGGTTTTTTCAGAATGCATCAATATGGTTTGTCAAACCAGACTTTTGTTCAATGGCTGACAGATACAATCAAAAATTTCATTGTAAATACGGTTTTAACCGGGGCGATTATATGGGTTCCGTTTCTTATAATCAAAAAGTCTCCAAAGCGTTGGTGGCTATACATAGCACTAATATCAATCCCGTATCTGTTTATAGTTTCGTATATACAGCCTGTGGTAATCGACCCTATATTCAATCATTATAAGCCTGTTGAAGACAGTCAGCTAGCCTTGAAAATAGAAGATTTGCTCCATAAAACACCAATAGGTGACTGTCAGGTTTATCAGGTGGATAAAAGCAAGGAAACAAACCAGATGAATGCTTATATGACAGGGGTATTCAATACAAAGAGAATTGTCCTGTGGGACACAACAATTAATTATCTGGACACAGATGAAGTGCTGGGGGTTACAGCTCATGAAATGGGGCATTATCTTATGGGGCATGTTTGGAAATCAATAGTTTTCGGGGGCTTGGGAAGTATTCTTATTTTGTACCTAATATATAGGCTGATGGGGTATATACTTAGAAAAGCAAAAGGAAGGCTTGGTTTTGGCAAAGTCTCGGATATAGCAGCCTTTCCGCTTATAATACTTCTTATAAACATGATGATGTTTTTTACGGCACCTATAACCAATGCATACTCACGTAGTATGGAAACTGAGGCAGACCGCTTTGAACTGGAGCTTACAAGGAATAACTTTGCTACTGCAACAGCAACTGTGAAACTTCATCAGCAAAGTCTTACAATGCCTGAACCCGGTTCTGTTTATATGCTTTGGACTTATGACCACCCTACTTTTAAATCCAGAGTTGATTTTGCCAATAATTATAGACCTTGGGAAAACGGGCAGCCTCTGAAATATCAGAAATTCATCAAAGAAGGAAAATAA